One Nesterenkonia populi DNA window includes the following coding sequences:
- a CDS encoding universal stress protein, whose protein sequence is MRNSEIPTQSSAIPFRLSDRPLGVVVGFDGSEQAKLALHYGARAAQRRNAPLTVVHAYKLPSHIYTTLPAIPEVPEDAVTRQAAEKTLDQARDYLDEYPGEVTYRTDHGDAAGILVTLSESAHLIVLGGRGRGGFLGRILGSVSSAVPGHAKAPTVVVPKSYAAAVADADDPFAPVKDEEAPVVVGLDGSSQSRVAALQAAEAADSRSTRLHLLLTLPPLGDTLEWYPGVGPSDNSAVRRRVDELKAHMEREAEWLGGHYPNLRITTGVESGTPVGTLALASEKAQLTVVGTRGRGAVASALMGSTSRGVLLSAHGPVMVVPDLEDERVADQPTSTV, encoded by the coding sequence ATGAGAAACTCCGAGATCCCCACCCAGAGCAGCGCCATTCCCTTCCGCCTCTCCGACCGCCCCTTGGGGGTGGTGGTCGGATTCGACGGCTCCGAGCAGGCCAAGCTTGCCCTGCACTACGGTGCCCGAGCAGCCCAGCGGCGCAACGCTCCGCTGACCGTGGTCCACGCGTACAAGCTGCCGTCCCACATCTATACGACCCTGCCGGCCATCCCGGAGGTCCCTGAGGACGCCGTCACCCGGCAGGCTGCCGAGAAGACCCTCGACCAGGCGCGCGACTACCTCGACGAATATCCCGGCGAGGTCACCTACCGGACGGATCACGGCGACGCAGCCGGCATCCTGGTCACCCTCTCCGAGTCCGCGCACCTGATCGTGCTCGGCGGGCGCGGCCGCGGCGGGTTCCTGGGCCGCATCCTCGGATCGGTCTCCTCAGCAGTGCCGGGCCATGCCAAGGCTCCCACCGTGGTGGTGCCCAAGAGCTATGCGGCCGCCGTCGCCGATGCCGACGACCCCTTCGCCCCGGTGAAGGACGAGGAGGCTCCCGTGGTGGTGGGCCTGGACGGCTCGAGCCAGTCCCGGGTGGCCGCCCTGCAGGCAGCAGAGGCCGCCGACTCCCGCAGCACCCGGCTTCACCTGCTGCTGACCCTGCCGCCCCTGGGCGACACTCTCGAGTGGTACCCAGGCGTGGGGCCCAGCGACAACAGCGCCGTACGGCGTCGCGTCGACGAGCTCAAGGCCCACATGGAGCGGGAGGCCGAATGGCTGGGCGGCCACTACCCCAACCTGCGGATCACCACCGGCGTGGAGTCCGGTACGCCGGTGGGCACGCTCGCCCTCGCCAGCGAGAAGGCGCAGCTGACCGTTGTCGGCACCCGCGGCCGGGGTGCGGTCGCCAGCGCCCTGATGGGCTCCACATCCCGCGGCGTGCTCCTGTCAGCCCACGGACCGGTGATGGTCGTGCCGGACCTTGAGGATGAGCGGGTCGCCGACCAGCCCACGTCGACCGTCTGA
- a CDS encoding phosphomannomutase/phosphoglucomutase: protein MSIDLSESFKAYDVRGLVGETITAESVRAVGAGFVDALRLAGQRVLVGGDMRSTSAEFIEAFTEGATARGANVTQLGLISTDMLYFACGRLNAPGVVFTASHNPAGYNGMKMAKAGAVPIGADTGLEDIRVVAQAHLDTGELPVLGEPTAVDAENLLTDYAAYLRELVDLTGIRPLKVVVDAANGMAGLTTPVVLGDEKLSSLPLEITPMYFELDGTFPNHPANPLEPENLRDLQKAVVEHGADIGLAFDGDADRCFVIDERGEPVSPSAVTALVARRELARARASGEAEPAIVHNLITSKAVPELVEAEGGRAVETRVGHSFIKAVMASEAAVFGGEHSAHYYFRDFWNADTGMLAAMHVLAALGEQEQPLSELAREFSPYFASGEINSEVEDKEGAMAGAEAAFEARDVVLDRMDGLRVQASDGTWWFNLRPSNTEPFLRFNGEAKTRDQMEAVRDEVLGLVRG, encoded by the coding sequence GTGAGCATCGATCTGAGCGAATCCTTCAAGGCCTACGACGTCCGCGGTCTCGTGGGAGAGACCATCACCGCCGAGTCCGTCCGCGCCGTCGGCGCCGGGTTCGTCGACGCCCTGCGACTGGCCGGCCAGCGGGTGCTGGTCGGCGGGGATATGCGCTCCACATCAGCCGAGTTCATCGAGGCGTTCACCGAGGGCGCCACCGCTCGCGGCGCCAACGTGACCCAGCTGGGCCTGATCTCCACCGACATGCTCTACTTCGCCTGCGGCAGGCTCAACGCTCCCGGCGTGGTCTTCACCGCATCCCACAACCCCGCCGGGTACAACGGCATGAAGATGGCCAAGGCAGGCGCAGTCCCCATCGGCGCGGACACCGGCCTGGAGGACATCCGTGTGGTCGCCCAGGCCCACCTCGACACCGGCGAGCTCCCCGTGCTGGGCGAACCCACCGCGGTCGACGCAGAGAACCTCCTCACCGACTACGCCGCCTACCTGCGCGAGCTGGTCGACCTCACCGGAATCCGCCCTCTGAAGGTCGTGGTCGATGCGGCCAACGGCATGGCGGGCCTGACCACCCCGGTGGTGCTTGGGGACGAGAAGCTCAGCTCTCTGCCGCTGGAGATCACCCCGATGTACTTCGAGCTCGACGGCACCTTCCCCAACCATCCCGCCAACCCGCTGGAGCCGGAGAACCTCCGTGATCTGCAGAAGGCCGTGGTGGAGCACGGCGCGGACATCGGGCTTGCCTTCGACGGCGACGCCGACCGGTGCTTCGTCATCGACGAGAGGGGCGAGCCCGTCTCTCCCTCGGCGGTGACCGCGCTGGTGGCCCGCCGGGAGCTCGCCCGCGCCAGGGCCTCCGGGGAGGCGGAGCCTGCCATTGTGCACAACCTCATCACCTCCAAGGCTGTGCCCGAGCTGGTCGAGGCCGAGGGCGGACGGGCTGTGGAGACCCGCGTGGGGCACAGCTTCATCAAAGCCGTCATGGCCTCTGAGGCTGCGGTCTTCGGCGGAGAGCATTCCGCCCACTACTACTTCCGGGACTTCTGGAACGCCGACACCGGGATGCTGGCAGCCATGCATGTGCTGGCCGCCCTCGGCGAGCAGGAGCAGCCGCTCAGCGAGCTGGCCCGGGAGTTCAGCCCCTATTTCGCCTCCGGGGAGATCAACTCTGAGGTGGAGGACAAGGAGGGCGCGATGGCCGGGGCGGAGGCCGCCTTCGAGGCCCGCGACGTGGTCCTGGACCGGATGGACGGGCTGCGTGTGCAGGCCAGCGACGGCACCTGGTGGTTCAACCTGCGCCCCTCCAACACCGAGCCGTTCCTGCGGTTCAACGGCGAGGCGAAGACCAGGGATCAGATGGAGGCCGTGCGTGACGAGGTGCTCGGCCTCGTGCGCGGCTGA
- a CDS encoding purine-cytosine permease family protein, translating into MNLYRRLDAHLQKHSETGDPVPGSLGGGRIFMIWLAANLVVTTMLTGTLFVPGVDYSTAALSIIAGTLLGAIVLITVGSIGTRTGLATMALTRAPFGLRGSMLPVAANIIILMGWSWVQAMLAGITVDHLISAYTEAASNPILWSVICQSIVVALAIFGHQGIAKVEPWLAVLILGLMAYVFYTALSSFGIADFEALPTDQALGLDGVAVLDIVIYTAISWTVLSADLNRFARSPKAGAAGAGLGYTTSTTLAMLMGLTGISYFLAGGEEAAEFDPTPFVDSFGTVVALVIFLSVMATNTMVVYGMTTSAVTSHTGRHLRLRFLPTALTLGAISVIGSTWMALLDAFADFLALIGAFFIPVFAIMIVDYFIIRRLSYGRDILSSHGGAYWFTNGVNWPAMVVWAIGAAATYVWGYLWIPPAVGSAIPAFLLSAGLYLALSWKRRGARQESGAALEGSR; encoded by the coding sequence ATGAACCTCTACCGGCGCCTCGATGCCCACCTGCAGAAGCACTCCGAGACCGGAGACCCGGTTCCCGGAAGCCTCGGGGGCGGGCGCATCTTCATGATCTGGCTGGCCGCGAACCTCGTGGTCACCACGATGCTCACAGGCACCCTCTTCGTCCCCGGCGTCGACTACTCCACCGCAGCCCTCAGCATCATCGCCGGCACCCTCCTGGGCGCGATCGTGCTGATCACCGTGGGCTCCATCGGCACCCGCACGGGCCTGGCCACCATGGCGCTCACCCGTGCCCCGTTCGGGCTGCGAGGATCGATGCTCCCGGTGGCCGCGAACATCATCATCCTCATGGGCTGGTCCTGGGTGCAGGCGATGCTCGCCGGCATCACCGTGGACCACCTGATCTCCGCCTACACGGAGGCAGCGTCGAACCCCATCCTGTGGTCGGTGATCTGCCAGAGCATCGTGGTCGCCCTCGCGATCTTCGGGCACCAGGGCATCGCGAAGGTGGAGCCCTGGCTGGCGGTGCTCATCCTGGGACTGATGGCCTACGTGTTCTACACGGCGCTGTCCTCCTTCGGGATCGCCGACTTTGAGGCGCTGCCGACAGACCAAGCCCTCGGGCTCGACGGCGTGGCGGTCCTCGACATCGTCATCTACACCGCCATCTCCTGGACCGTGCTCTCCGCCGACCTGAACCGGTTCGCGCGCTCTCCCAAGGCCGGTGCAGCCGGCGCGGGCCTTGGCTACACGACGTCGACCACCCTTGCGATGCTCATGGGCCTCACAGGGATCTCCTACTTCCTCGCCGGCGGGGAGGAAGCCGCCGAGTTCGACCCCACCCCCTTCGTCGACAGCTTCGGCACTGTGGTGGCGCTGGTCATCTTCCTGTCAGTGATGGCGACCAACACGATGGTCGTCTACGGGATGACCACCTCCGCAGTCACCTCCCACACCGGCCGGCACCTGCGGCTGCGATTCCTGCCCACTGCCCTCACCCTCGGCGCAATCAGCGTGATCGGCTCCACCTGGATGGCTCTGCTGGACGCCTTCGCGGACTTTCTGGCGCTGATCGGGGCCTTCTTCATCCCCGTGTTCGCGATCATGATCGTGGACTACTTCATCATCCGCCGCCTCTCCTACGGCCGGGACATCCTGAGCTCCCACGGCGGCGCCTACTGGTTCACCAACGGGGTCAACTGGCCGGCCATGGTGGTCTGGGCCATCGGCGCGGCAGCCACCTACGTGTGGGGCTACCTCTGGATTCCGCCGGCGGTGGGCTCAGCGATCCCCGCATTCCTTCTCTCCGCGGGCCTCTACCTGGCGCTCTCCTGGAAGCGCCGCGGGGCCCGTCAGGAGTCCGGCGCCGCGCTGGAGGGGTCCCGCTGA
- a CDS encoding Lrp/AsnC family transcriptional regulator gives MREELAEQLIHALQQDGRASYNELAARLDAPRNLVSTTVRRLLSTGQLRIVATAAHSAAGHHVLAHAAIRCTPHAHGVIGPLMAREDVPLVSAVTGAHDVVAELRAPDVASLHEVLRSIRAHPEVATTAVTLYHRVVKSAFSTHPSGDGTLDRTDIALFELLRSDGRMSFNDLAARIRLSPTAVRTRIRRMQEAGLLRVSALIPHTPQSGRVKVGVGLSLSGDDAEAVETIVAMPEVEFAAEALGRFDLIATLNSSDPAEIAGRLEDLRALPQVRHMETWMHVRTHKEDYSEPMAGRSVPPHPTDRTPQ, from the coding sequence ATGCGCGAAGAACTGGCCGAGCAGCTCATCCACGCCCTGCAGCAGGACGGGCGCGCCAGCTACAACGAGCTGGCCGCCCGGCTGGACGCGCCCCGGAACCTGGTCTCCACCACGGTCAGGCGGCTTCTGAGCACCGGCCAGCTGCGCATCGTGGCGACCGCGGCGCACAGCGCGGCCGGGCACCACGTGCTCGCCCACGCGGCGATCCGCTGCACCCCGCACGCCCACGGGGTGATCGGGCCGCTGATGGCCAGGGAGGATGTGCCGCTGGTCTCCGCGGTCACCGGCGCGCACGATGTCGTGGCTGAGCTGCGCGCCCCCGACGTCGCCTCCCTTCACGAGGTGCTCCGCAGCATCCGCGCACACCCGGAGGTCGCCACCACGGCAGTGACCCTCTACCACCGAGTGGTGAAGTCGGCGTTCAGCACCCATCCCTCCGGGGACGGCACTCTGGACAGGACCGACATCGCACTGTTCGAGCTGCTGCGCAGCGACGGGCGGATGAGCTTCAACGACCTCGCCGCCCGCATCCGCCTCTCCCCCACCGCGGTGCGCACCCGCATCCGTCGCATGCAGGAGGCCGGGCTGCTGCGCGTCAGCGCGCTCATCCCCCACACTCCCCAGTCCGGGCGCGTGAAGGTGGGGGTGGGCCTGAGCCTCAGCGGCGACGATGCCGAAGCGGTCGAGACCATCGTGGCGATGCCGGAGGTCGAGTTCGCCGCCGAGGCACTGGGCCGGTTCGACCTGATCGCCACCCTGAACTCCTCCGACCCGGCAGAGATCGCCGGGCGGCTCGAAGATCTGCGCGCTCTGCCCCAGGTCCGGCATATGGAGACCTGGATGCACGTGCGCACCCATAAGGAGGACTACTCCGAGCCGATGGCCGGCCGTTCCGTTCCCCCGCACCCGACAGACAGGACGCCGCAGTGA
- a CDS encoding NAD-dependent succinate-semialdehyde dehydrogenase, with the protein MSAGFRTQDPRTDEVLQRFSTAADEQIDEAVASSAAAYADWSRRGIDERAGIAHRIADLFQERGTELARLAALEMGKPLDQACEEITECVDIFRYYAENGPELAAGKIIADDAERRAVIQHLPLGPLLGIMPWNFPYYQVARFAAPNLVLGNTILLKHAETVPQCALAIEALLHDAGLPAGAYRNVFAAHEQVEQIIADERVHGVSLTGSERAGSAVASLAGKHLKKVVLELGGSDAHIYLQVDDVAAAARQAWEGRLFVMGQACTSNKRLIVHEDYAEEFLAELSRAADELTPGDPLNPSESSCYPLSSVAAADQVREQIARAVEQGAVLHAGGERPETPGAWLRPAVISGVTEEMDLYREEVFGPVAVVWAVPDEEAAVRLANDSPYGLAGAVFSADQEQALRVAQQLEVGMANVNVAGSEMAEMPFGGVKRSGFGRELGPLGMDEFANKRLLYVNR; encoded by the coding sequence GTGAGCGCAGGATTCCGCACCCAGGACCCCCGCACCGACGAGGTGCTGCAGCGCTTCAGCACCGCCGCCGATGAGCAGATCGATGAGGCCGTGGCATCCTCCGCGGCCGCCTACGCCGACTGGAGCCGGCGGGGCATCGACGAGCGCGCCGGCATCGCCCACCGGATCGCCGACCTCTTCCAGGAGCGCGGGACCGAGCTGGCGCGCCTGGCCGCCCTTGAAATGGGCAAGCCGCTGGACCAGGCATGCGAGGAGATCACCGAATGCGTGGACATCTTCCGCTACTACGCGGAGAACGGTCCCGAACTGGCCGCCGGCAAGATCATCGCCGACGACGCCGAGCGCCGCGCGGTCATCCAGCATCTGCCGCTGGGCCCCCTGCTGGGGATCATGCCGTGGAACTTCCCCTACTACCAGGTGGCCCGGTTCGCCGCCCCCAACCTGGTGCTGGGCAACACCATTCTGCTCAAGCACGCGGAGACCGTCCCGCAGTGCGCCCTGGCCATCGAGGCGCTGCTGCACGACGCCGGTCTCCCCGCCGGCGCCTACCGGAACGTCTTCGCCGCTCATGAGCAGGTCGAGCAGATCATCGCCGACGAACGGGTCCACGGGGTCTCCCTGACCGGCTCGGAGCGGGCCGGCTCCGCTGTGGCCTCTTTGGCCGGCAAGCACCTGAAGAAGGTGGTGCTGGAGCTCGGCGGATCGGACGCGCACATCTACCTCCAGGTCGACGACGTCGCCGCCGCGGCCCGCCAGGCCTGGGAGGGGCGCCTGTTCGTGATGGGGCAGGCCTGCACCTCCAATAAGCGGCTCATCGTCCACGAGGACTATGCCGAGGAGTTCCTCGCCGAGCTGAGCCGCGCCGCCGATGAGCTCACCCCTGGGGACCCGCTGAACCCCTCCGAGAGCAGCTGCTACCCGCTCTCATCCGTTGCCGCCGCAGACCAGGTCCGTGAGCAGATTGCCCGGGCCGTGGAGCAGGGCGCTGTCCTGCACGCCGGCGGCGAGCGACCGGAGACACCGGGGGCCTGGCTGCGCCCAGCGGTGATCAGCGGGGTCACCGAGGAGATGGACCTGTACCGGGAGGAGGTCTTCGGGCCGGTGGCGGTGGTCTGGGCCGTGCCGGACGAGGAGGCCGCGGTGCGGCTGGCCAACGATTCTCCGTACGGTCTGGCGGGTGCGGTGTTCTCCGCCGACCAGGAGCAGGCGCTGCGGGTCGCCCAGCAGCTGGAGGTGGGCATGGCGAACGTCAACGTCGCGGGCTCCGAGATGGCTGAGATGCCCTTCGGCGGGGTGAAGCGCTCCGGGTTCGGCCGGGAGCTGGGCCCCTTGGGGATGGACGAGTTCGCCAATAAGCGCCTCCTGTACGTCAACCGATAG
- the speB gene encoding agmatinase, producing MTETPSGDGAPVGPRDSTQVPRYAGQANFAHLPHLDEVGEADIAVVGIPFDTGVSFRPGARFGPTHVRDSSRLLRPYNPAQGVSPFGVQQVADAGDIVANPFDLDEALEQISAGASELLKRAGRVVTIGGDHTIAYPLLKTMYEKHGPVAVLHADAHLDTWDSYFGAPVTHGTPFRRASEAGFIDLTASAHLGIRGPLYGEHDLEEDERLGFEVTTTEFVEEHGVPAAVKRLRDRVGDRPVYVSIDIDVLDPAHAPGTGTPDAGGLTTREMLRIIRSLTDLNIVGADVVEVSPPYDHAQLTGIAAAHVVYELISAMAPRGS from the coding sequence ATGACTGAGACACCCTCGGGAGACGGCGCCCCAGTCGGCCCGCGCGACTCCACCCAGGTTCCCCGGTACGCAGGGCAGGCCAACTTCGCCCACCTGCCCCACCTGGACGAGGTCGGCGAGGCGGACATCGCGGTCGTCGGCATCCCCTTCGACACCGGGGTGAGCTTCCGGCCGGGAGCCCGGTTCGGCCCCACCCATGTGCGGGACTCTTCCCGGCTTCTGCGGCCCTACAACCCGGCCCAGGGGGTGTCTCCGTTCGGCGTGCAGCAGGTGGCCGACGCCGGAGACATCGTCGCCAACCCGTTCGACCTGGACGAGGCGCTTGAGCAGATCAGCGCCGGAGCCTCCGAGCTGCTGAAGCGGGCCGGTCGGGTGGTCACCATCGGCGGGGACCACACCATCGCCTATCCGCTGCTGAAGACCATGTATGAGAAGCACGGCCCGGTGGCGGTGCTGCACGCCGACGCCCATCTGGACACCTGGGACAGCTACTTCGGCGCCCCGGTCACCCACGGCACCCCGTTCCGCCGGGCCTCCGAGGCCGGGTTCATCGACCTGACGGCCAGCGCCCACCTCGGCATCCGAGGACCGCTCTACGGCGAGCATGACCTCGAGGAGGACGAGCGGCTGGGCTTCGAGGTGACCACCACTGAGTTCGTGGAGGAGCATGGGGTTCCCGCGGCGGTGAAGCGCCTGCGGGACCGCGTAGGCGACAGGCCGGTCTACGTCTCCATCGACATCGACGTGCTGGATCCCGCCCATGCCCCGGGCACCGGCACCCCCGACGCCGGCGGGCTCACCACCCGGGAGATGCTGCGGATCATCCGCTCCCTCACTGACCTGAACATCGTCGGCGCAGACGTTGTAGAAGTCTCGCCTCCCTACGACCACGCCCAGCTGACCGGGATCGCCGCCGCCCATGTGGTCTATGAGCTGATCTCGGCCATGGCACCGCGCGGCAGCTGA
- a CDS encoding flavin monoamine oxidase family protein translates to MTQPLTMLSPDFPFSYDCYLAGPQGLGTLPAEKHGTEVAVIGAGAAGVVAAYELMKMGLRPVIYEAGSIGGRLKTESFDAAPDVVADLGGMRFPTSGRAFYHYVELLGLQTQEFPNPLSPAAPSTVIELKGESIRAETAADLPEFYTEVAEAWKRALREEAELDAVQRAIRERDASRLKDLWNQLVRKYDDQSFYAFLANSAAFRHLTYEHLETFGQVGFGTGGWDTDFTNSILEVLRVVFTDADDNHRSIVGGAQRLPVELWHHSPAHMAHWPAGTSLASLHGGAPRGAVTGIRRGQSPDLPSGGISVTEKWGRNQVFAAAVVTCQSWLLSSRIDTDEALFTPSMWRAIEKSHYMLSSKTFVMVDRPFWRDTDPETGQPKMSMTLTDRLPRATYLLENPHQEPGGSDRPASILLSYTWNDDALKWLALDASERTRLMLHSLHKIYPGLDIGSHIIGEPLTVSWEADPNFMGAFKNNLPGHYRYQERLFGHFVQDRLPDHQRGIFLAGDDISFTAGWAEGAVTTALNAVWGVMHHLGGATDPHNPGPGDQWEELAPVLLESTAPRGTAE, encoded by the coding sequence ATGACCCAGCCCCTGACGATGCTCAGCCCGGACTTTCCCTTCAGCTACGACTGTTACCTCGCCGGCCCGCAGGGGCTCGGGACGCTGCCCGCGGAGAAGCACGGCACCGAAGTGGCGGTGATCGGTGCCGGGGCGGCCGGGGTGGTCGCCGCCTACGAGCTGATGAAGATGGGCCTGAGACCCGTCATCTATGAGGCCGGCAGCATCGGGGGGCGGCTGAAGACCGAGTCCTTCGACGCCGCCCCCGATGTGGTCGCTGACCTGGGCGGGATGCGCTTCCCCACCTCCGGGCGGGCCTTCTACCACTACGTGGAGCTGCTGGGACTCCAGACCCAGGAGTTCCCCAACCCGCTCTCGCCGGCCGCCCCCTCCACTGTGATCGAGCTGAAGGGCGAGTCGATCCGCGCCGAGACCGCGGCGGACCTCCCCGAGTTCTATACGGAGGTCGCCGAGGCGTGGAAGAGGGCGCTGCGCGAGGAGGCCGAGCTCGACGCCGTGCAGCGGGCCATCCGGGAGCGCGATGCCAGCAGGCTCAAGGATCTCTGGAACCAGCTGGTCAGGAAGTACGACGACCAGTCCTTCTACGCGTTCCTCGCGAACTCGGCAGCATTCAGGCACCTGACCTATGAGCACTTGGAGACCTTCGGGCAGGTCGGCTTCGGCACCGGCGGCTGGGACACCGATTTCACCAATTCCATCCTCGAGGTCCTCCGGGTGGTGTTCACCGACGCCGACGACAACCACCGCAGCATCGTCGGCGGGGCCCAGCGCCTGCCCGTGGAGCTCTGGCACCACTCCCCCGCCCACATGGCGCACTGGCCTGCCGGAACCTCGCTGGCCTCTCTGCACGGCGGGGCGCCACGGGGCGCGGTCACCGGCATCCGCCGCGGCCAGAGCCCTGACCTGCCCAGCGGCGGGATCTCCGTGACGGAGAAGTGGGGCCGCAACCAGGTGTTCGCCGCAGCCGTGGTGACCTGCCAGTCGTGGCTGCTCTCCTCCCGGATCGACACCGACGAGGCGCTGTTCACCCCGTCGATGTGGCGGGCCATCGAGAAGAGCCACTACATGCTCTCCTCCAAGACCTTTGTGATGGTCGACCGGCCCTTCTGGCGGGACACCGACCCGGAGACCGGCCAGCCGAAGATGTCGATGACCCTCACCGACCGGCTTCCCCGGGCCACCTACCTGCTGGAGAACCCCCATCAGGAGCCCGGCGGATCCGACCGACCGGCGTCGATCCTGCTCTCCTACACCTGGAACGACGATGCTCTGAAGTGGCTGGCCCTCGACGCATCCGAGCGCACCCGCCTGATGCTGCACTCCCTGCACAAGATCTACCCGGGCCTGGACATCGGCTCCCACATCATCGGTGAGCCCCTCACCGTCTCCTGGGAGGCCGACCCGAACTTCATGGGCGCCTTCAAGAACAACCTCCCCGGGCACTACCGGTACCAGGAAAGGCTCTTCGGCCACTTCGTCCAGGACAGGCTGCCCGATCACCAGCGCGGCATCTTCCTCGCCGGCGACGACATCTCCTTCACCGCCGGCTGGGCCGAAGGCGCGGTGACCACGGCGCTCAACGCGGTCTGGGGCGTGATGCACCACCTGGGCGGGGCCACAGACCCGCACAACCCGGGCCCCGGGGACCAGTGGGAGGAGCTGGCCCCCGTACTGCTGGAGAGCACTGCGCCGCGCGGCACGGCAGAATAG
- a CDS encoding nitrilase-related carbon-nitrogen hydrolase: MTRIALLQAQAEPLDIGANLAAVERAAAQAAEAGAELLLTPELFVTGYVPARIRAEVPAEAVRAAEEQLSGIAREHRISMVHSLPGPESPGGRGIAAVLTDQQGQSLLRHQKVQLFGPEEKSAFVPGAERPPVAEHLGRRIGLLICYEAEFPEMVRAAVAQGADLLLVPTALSGDRAVVEILLPARARESRAAIAYANHCGREEGLRFDGASVVLDADGSVLSRAGEQPDLLLAQVPAPAGPGPEGPWYLEDRRADLHRRWL; encoded by the coding sequence ATGACACGGATCGCGCTGCTGCAGGCGCAGGCGGAGCCTCTGGACATAGGGGCCAACCTCGCCGCCGTGGAGCGCGCGGCCGCCCAGGCCGCTGAGGCCGGGGCGGAGCTGCTGCTGACCCCGGAGCTGTTCGTCACCGGCTACGTGCCGGCCCGCATCCGCGCAGAGGTCCCCGCCGAGGCCGTGCGTGCCGCCGAGGAGCAGCTGTCCGGAATCGCCCGGGAGCACCGGATCAGCATGGTCCACAGCCTTCCGGGGCCCGAATCCCCCGGGGGCCGCGGGATCGCAGCTGTCCTGACGGACCAGCAGGGGCAGAGCCTGCTCCGGCATCAGAAGGTCCAGCTCTTCGGCCCCGAGGAGAAGTCAGCCTTCGTTCCCGGCGCGGAGCGTCCGCCTGTGGCGGAGCACCTGGGCCGCAGGATCGGGCTGCTGATCTGCTATGAGGCAGAGTTCCCTGAGATGGTGCGTGCGGCCGTCGCCCAAGGCGCCGACCTGCTGCTGGTCCCCACCGCGCTCTCCGGCGACCGCGCCGTCGTCGAGATTCTCCTGCCGGCCCGCGCCCGGGAGAGCCGTGCGGCCATTGCGTATGCGAACCACTGCGGCAGGGAGGAGGGGCTGAGGTTCGACGGCGCCAGCGTGGTTCTGGACGCGGACGGGTCGGTGCTCTCCCGAGCCGGGGAGCAGCCGGATCTGCTGCTGGCCCAGGTTCCGGCCCCTGCTGGCCCGGGCCCGGAGGGGCCCTGGTACCTGGAGGACCGTCGGGCGGATCTGCACCGCCGTTGGCTCTGA
- a CDS encoding ABC transporter permease, translating into MPARLRFILIRTASLIGLLWVLATVMFILQEISGQDPVAATIGATASPEAIAAARERFGLDDPMLVRYVSFLGGLLVGDLGLSFRTRRPVMEDLMAYMPATLELVLFGFVLALILGVVFAVSSMLRWPGASVFRGILFVGSTIPTFLVGILGLIIFYRNFGLFPSRGRGTSPDGPTGFYTVDALVTGQFDLLTEALHHMVMPAVALALAPALAIGRVLRSSLMETYGQDYIRTADAKGMRGTSVLFRHVLRNSVNAALSMGALQLGFMLGGVLVVEEVFSWGGMGSYLGASLNVADFPAVAGVTLVLGAVYVVANTAADILQSMADPRIAVS; encoded by the coding sequence ATGCCCGCACGGCTCCGCTTCATTCTCATCCGAACAGCCTCGCTCATCGGCCTGCTCTGGGTGCTGGCCACTGTGATGTTCATCCTCCAGGAGATCTCCGGGCAGGACCCGGTGGCTGCGACCATCGGCGCCACCGCCTCCCCGGAGGCGATCGCCGCGGCCCGGGAGCGCTTCGGCCTTGATGACCCGATGCTCGTTCGCTACGTCAGCTTCCTGGGCGGCCTGCTGGTGGGGGACCTCGGCCTGTCCTTCCGCACCCGCCGGCCGGTGATGGAGGACCTGATGGCCTACATGCCCGCGACCCTGGAGCTGGTCCTCTTCGGCTTCGTGCTCGCCCTGATCCTCGGTGTGGTCTTCGCGGTCTCCTCGATGCTGCGCTGGCCGGGGGCCTCGGTCTTCCGCGGGATCCTCTTTGTCGGCTCCACCATCCCCACCTTCCTGGTGGGCATTCTGGGACTGATCATCTTCTACCGGAACTTCGGGCTCTTCCCCTCCCGGGGGCGGGGCACCAGTCCCGACGGGCCCACCGGGTTCTACACCGTGGACGCCCTCGTCACCGGGCAGTTCGACCTGCTGACGGAGGCGCTGCACCACATGGTGATGCCCGCCGTCGCACTGGCCCTGGCGCCGGCTCTGGCGATCGGCCGTGTGCTGCGGTCCTCGCTGATGGAGACCTACGGCCAGGACTACATCCGCACCGCTGATGCCAAGGGCATGCGCGGCACTTCCGTGCTGTTTCGGCACGTGCTGCGGAACTCGGTCAACGCCGCCCTGTCGATGGGCGCGCTGCAGCTGGGATTCATGCTCGGCGGGGTGCTCGTGGTGGAGGAGGTCTTCAGCTGGGGCGGAATGGGCTCATACCTGGGAGCAAGCCTCAACGTGGCCGACTTTCCGGCGGTGGCCGGAGTGACCCTGGTCCTCGGGGCGGTCTACGTGGTTGCCAACACCGCTGCGGATATTCTGCAGTCCATGGCCGACCCGCGCATCGCGGTCAGCTGA